ATTAACCCTGTTTTTGCCGCCAAACCTTGGATTTGGCGAGTCTTTTAGCGGTTCCGGCCTGAGCCGTCCGCATGATTCTTTCATCACACGCTCTTCTGGAACCGGCCCGACAGCTCGCCAAAACCCTCGATCAGGGCCTCGGTGCCGTCGACCTCGGCCAGCCGCGCCTTGACGTCACGCAGCCACGCCAAATTGGCCTCGCTGGGATCCTCCCCCAAGGCCAGCTCGGCGTCTTTCAGCTCTCTAAGTAGTGAATGGTACTGCCGATGCAAGGCAACGAGCTGGTGCCAGGTGGCAAGAACGTCGTCCCGCGCCGCGCCCTCGCGGGCGCCCCACACCGCCGCGGTCGTGATACCGCCCTCAACTCTTTGAAGAAGCTGCGAAAATCCACCCTTCTCGATATCGGCCCGCATTTTTTCGGCCTGCTCGCCCGGGTCCGGCGAGTGGTGATGATCATTGGCGAAAGCGGCGATGATGCCGGCCCTGAGCTTGTGGGCCTCGGGGTGAGCGAACTCCAGGGCGGCCACCTCCTCGAGGTGCTCATGCAGCAGCCAGGGGTGGTTGATCAGGCTTTGCAGGATCAGGGCCTCGCGGCGTGAAATGGCACTTCTCTGCCCGCGCATGATCGGGCTCGCCGCGAGCTGGGGGCTTGCCGCCTGGTAGGGGCCGGACGGCAGCGGGATCAGACCGGGCGGGCCGCGGCGGCTTCCGCCGAATCCCTGGCCGAATCCTTGGCCACCGAATCGATTCGCCTGCCCCCCGCGGGGCTGAAAGGAGTGGCCGCCCCCGCTTTGGCGGAAATTGCCCCGGCCGGCAAAGCCGCCGCGCCCGCCGTCCGGCGCAAACGTGCGCTGCAGCCGCTCGACGAACTCGTCGCGGTAGTAGCGCCGCACCACCTCGTCGCGGATGCCGTTGGACAATTCCTTGATGCGCGCTTCCAGCGCCGCGCGGCGCTCGGGCGTGGCGAAATTGCCGCCTTCGAGCTCGCGCGACCAGATCATGTCGGCGAGTGGACGTGCCGCCGCGATCACCTCCTCGATCGCGCCACGGCCGCCGGAGCGCGCGAGATCGTCGGGATCCTGTCCCTCAGGCAGCAGCGCAAAGCGCAGGCTCTTGCCTGGCGCGAGAAAGGGCAGCGCGAGATCGGCGGCGCGATACGCGGCCTTCTGTCCGGCGCGGTCGCCGTCGAAGCAGAGGATCGGCTCGTCGGCCATCTTCCAGAGCAGCGCGAGCTGGTTTTCGGTGAGCGCGGTGCCGAGCGGCGCGACGGCGCCTGCAAAACCCGCGGTGACCATGGCGATGACGTCGACATAGCCTTCGACCACGATCAGCGATGCGCCGTCATGGGTGGCTTTGCGCGCGGTCTGGTGATTGTAGAGATTGTCGCCCTTGTGGAAGAGCGGCGTCTCCGGCGAGTTCAGGTATTTTGCCGGAACGTCCTTCTCCAACGCGCGCCCGCCGAAGGCGATGACGCGGCCGCGCAAGTCCGTGATCGGAAACATCACGCGATCGCGGAAGCGGTCGTAGGGCACCGGGATGTCGTTGCCGGCAACCAGCATCCCGGTCTCGATCATGTCCTCGACGGACACGCCGAGCTTGCCGAGATGCTCCTTCAGCGCGAAACGCTCCGGCGGCGGCGGCGCATAGCCGAGCCGGAACTGCAATTGCGTCGCAGGCGAGATCGCGCGGTCGGCGAGATAGCCGCGCGCTTTCGCACCGACGCGTGAGGCCAATGTCTCGGCGAAAAACTTGGCCGCGAGCTCCATCACGTCATGCAGCGTGCGCCGCCGCTGCTCGTGCCGCGCCGCATCCGGCGTTACTGCCGGCAGCGGCAGGCCGGCCATGCCAGCGAGCCGCTCGACCGCTTCGGCAAACGGCAGGCCGTCGGTCTCCATCACGAAGGTGATGATGTCGCCGTGCTTGCCGGAGGAGAAGTCGTGGTAAAAGCCCTTCTGGTCGTTGACGTAGAAGGACGGCGTCTTTTCCTGCTGGAACGGCGACAGCCCCTTCCACTCCCGCCCCGCCTTCTTCAGCTTGACGCGCTTGCCCACGACTTCGGAGACCGAAAGCCGGGCACGCAGCTCGTCGAGGAATTGGGGCGTGAAGCGCATCAGCTCTGTCTAGCGCGAAACCGTGTGAGTCGGGCGAAGGATCAGGGATATAGGGACGGCCCGGTCAGAAGTCAGGTTTAGGTGGGTTATCCGGGTTATTCGACCTATGCACAGGGCCGGAAATTGCTCACGCAACGGAATCCCCACCCGGACCTCATAGACTGCCGTCGATGCAGCACACAGCTTCAACTTTTCCTAGTGGGACCATAATCGTTGACATACAGCGATTACGTTTGTATATACAGAAATACGATGAAGTCGCGGCTACGGCTTCAGACGTCATGGCAAATCTCATGCATGGCAAGATGCGGTGTCATCGGGATAACCTGCCATGACGGAAGATTTGCAGCCGCTGTTCGCAGGCGTTCGCGACTTTGGATGGGATCCGAAGAAGCGCGCGACAAATCTGCGAACTCACAGAATCGACTTCGAGGACGCGCGCGGAATTCTCGACGGCTACACCTTCATCCGCCGGTCGGATCGCAATGACGAAATCAGGTACCAGATCTTCGGCTACATCGACGGGCGGGAAGTCGCGGTCGCCTGCGCGCTCCGCGGGGCGGTCTGCTGGCTCATCTCGGTCCGGCGCGCGCGACGCGACGAGCGAGAGGAATATTACCATCGTTTCAAGGGACTTCCCCAGAAAGGGGAAGACTGACTGGGCGCGCGTCGACGCACTGACCGATGAAGATATTGCTGAGGCTGTCGCCAACGATCCCGATGCAGTGCCAATCGATATCGACTGGTCAGATGCTGTTCTAGTCGTGCCGCCTAGAAAGAAGGCCATCTCCATCCGCGTCGACGAGGACGTGCTCGACTTCTTCAAGCGCGAGGGAGAGGGGTACCAGCGACGCATGAATGCGGTGCTGCGCTCATACATGCAGCAGAAGTCGAAGCCGAAAAAGCGGGCCTGAGCACGCTGTGGCCTCGTTCCGGTCTCGTCATTCCGGGGCGATGCGGGGCATCGAGCCCGGAATCCGTTTCTCCCAGCGTCCCGGCGGCGAGATGGATTCCGGGCTCGCGCCAAGTGGCGCGCCCCGGAATGACGGGAAAAGCTTGAACCCGGCCCGGTTCCAAGCTTCCATAGGCCATGTTCAGGACCTTTCGGGGTGGCCAGAGCGGGGGTTGGCGTGTGACCTCGATGTCGCCCGTGACGGGCGAGCCCCTGCCCTTCATGCCGGCGCTGTCGGTGATCGACGGCAACGCCGTCTCGTTGCCGCTGGTGTCCTCCCGCAATGCATGGCGGCTGGTCGGCGTGCCGAGCAACTTGCGCTACACCGAGCGTGCCGAGAAGCAGCAGCTCGTGAGCGTACAGGCAGGCCTCGGCCGGCTGGAGGCGACCAGCGCGGCGCTGATCCCGATCCGCAAGTCGCAGGCCTGGTGGGAGCTGACGCAGGAAGAACGGCGGAAGATTTTTGAAGACAAGTCGCACCACATCGCGAGCACCTTGCGCTTCCTGCCTGCGATCGCGCGCCAGCTCTATCACTGCCGCGACCTCGGCGAGCACTTCGATTTCCTGACCTGGTTCGAGTTCGCACCGGCCGACGCCTCGCTGTTCGAGGAACTGGTCGGCATGCTCAGGCGAACCGAAGAGTGGACCTATGTCGAGCGCGAGTTCGACGTGCGCGTGGTGAAGGAGGTGCTGTCGGCCTAGAGCCATTTCCGCTCCGATGGAATCGGAACGGGGCTCTAGATTCTTGTATTGACGCGTTTTCTTGACGCGAACCGGCATCCACTTCGCTTGAAAACGCTCTAGTGGTCGAGAAAGCGGCCCGACTCGATGTGCGGCAGATCGGTGACCGGCCAATTGTAGATATAGGTCCAGGCCTTCTGCGTGACGCCATCCGCGCCGGTCACGTCGATCAGCTTGCGCAGATATTCCGTCGGCTCCGGAAAGCCCTCGCCGCAGGCTTCGTACATGTCGAGCTCGCGCAGGAGCTCGTCGCCTGCGCGCAAGCTGAAGAGCTCGCCGTGCACGACATCCGATGATGCGTCGGACAGCAGCAAGCCCGGATAATGCTTCACCAGCACGAGCCGGCCACAGCAGGTCGCCTCGCCCAGGAAATCCGCGTGCTGCGCCAGCAGCCGCGCCATCGGATGGTCGAAACCGCGCATCAGGGTGCCGTAGACGAAGAGACGATCGGACATGGGCGCTCTATAAACTCTCCACGCCGTCATTGCGAGGAGCTCTTGCGACGAAGCAATCCAGACTATCGCCGTGGAAAAACCCTGGATTGCTTCGCTTCGCTCGCAATGACGAAGGAAACAGCTCCATTACAAAACCTCCGCTTCCAGCTCCTTGCCGCTGCGTTCTTCGTCCGAGACCACCTTGATGCTGACGTCCATGACGTCGAAGGCGTCCTGGGTGCCGATATAGATGCCGTGCAGTGGGATGGCCTGGCGCGGATCGCGCGCGACAGCGACGCGGATGAGGTCGCGGGTGCCGACGATGCCGTTGGTCGGATCGAACTCGATCCAACCCGCGCTCGGCAGATAGACCTGCACCCAGGCATGGGTCGAGCCGCCGCCGACATGGTGCTGCACGATGTCTTCGGGGACGAAGATGTAGCCGGAGACGAAGCGCGCTGCGATGCCGAGGCGGCGCAGCGCTTCGATCATGAACAGCGCATAGTCGCGGCAGGTGCCGGCGCCCCACTGCAACGTATCGAACGGGGCTTGCGTGCCTGGCTCATGACGCCTGCGATATCCAAACTGCTTGCGGATGGCGTGCGTGATGCGGCTCAAAATCGCGAAGGTCGGCGCCGGCGCGTCGTCGTCGAGAAAGCTGCGCGCCCATTCCGCGATCTTGCCGTCGGGATCGGGGTATTGCGGCGTGATGTACTGGACGAGATCGGGCAATTCCGCGTCGTCATAGACGAAGGGATAGAAGTAAGCGGGATCATCCGGCGTCAGCGCGAAGTCTTCCACCGGATTGTGCTCGACGGTGACGTGCCAGTCGAAGATCAGACGGTCCGTGCGCGCGTCGAAACCTGCGATCGCGACCGAGTTGCCGAACACGTCGTGGATCCAGCG
This portion of the Bradyrhizobium diazoefficiens genome encodes:
- a CDS encoding BrnA antitoxin family protein produces the protein MPIDIDWSDAVLVVPPRKKAISIRVDEDVLDFFKREGEGYQRRMNAVLRSYMQQKSKPKKRA
- a CDS encoding BrnT family toxin → MQPLFAGVRDFGWDPKKRATNLRTHRIDFEDARGILDGYTFIRRSDRNDEIRYQIFGYIDGREVAVACALRGAVCWLISVRRARRDEREEYYHRFKGLPQKGED
- the dnaG gene encoding DNA primase, with the protein product MRFTPQFLDELRARLSVSEVVGKRVKLKKAGREWKGLSPFQQEKTPSFYVNDQKGFYHDFSSGKHGDIITFVMETDGLPFAEAVERLAGMAGLPLPAVTPDAARHEQRRRTLHDVMELAAKFFAETLASRVGAKARGYLADRAISPATQLQFRLGYAPPPPERFALKEHLGKLGVSVEDMIETGMLVAGNDIPVPYDRFRDRVMFPITDLRGRVIAFGGRALEKDVPAKYLNSPETPLFHKGDNLYNHQTARKATHDGASLIVVEGYVDVIAMVTAGFAGAVAPLGTALTENQLALLWKMADEPILCFDGDRAGQKAAYRAADLALPFLAPGKSLRFALLPEGQDPDDLARSGGRGAIEEVIAAARPLADMIWSRELEGGNFATPERRAALEARIKELSNGIRDEVVRRYYRDEFVERLQRTFAPDGGRGGFAGRGNFRQSGGGHSFQPRGGQANRFGGQGFGQGFGGSRRGPPGLIPLPSGPYQAASPQLAASPIMRGQRSAISRREALILQSLINHPWLLHEHLEEVAALEFAHPEAHKLRAGIIAAFANDHHHSPDPGEQAEKMRADIEKGGFSQLLQRVEGGITTAAVWGAREGAARDDVLATWHQLVALHRQYHSLLRELKDAELALGEDPSEANLAWLRDVKARLAEVDGTEALIEGFGELSGRFQKSV
- a CDS encoding transglutaminase family protein, with amino-acid sequence MPLLTIHHKTEYRYNRPVAFGEHRFMLRPSDGHDLRVLDSKLKISPEPMSLRWIHDVFGNSVAIAGFDARTDRLIFDWHVTVEHNPVEDFALTPDDPAYFYPFVYDDAELPDLVQYITPQYPDPDGKIAEWARSFLDDDAPAPTFAILSRITHAIRKQFGYRRRHEPGTQAPFDTLQWGAGTCRDYALFMIEALRRLGIAARFVSGYIFVPEDIVQHHVGGGSTHAWVQVYLPSAGWIEFDPTNGIVGTRDLIRVAVARDPRQAIPLHGIYIGTQDAFDVMDVSIKVVSDEERSGKELEAEVL
- a CDS encoding gamma-glutamylcyclotransferase family protein; this encodes MSDRLFVYGTLMRGFDHPMARLLAQHADFLGEATCCGRLVLVKHYPGLLLSDASSDVVHGELFSLRAGDELLRELDMYEACGEGFPEPTEYLRKLIDVTGADGVTQKAWTYIYNWPVTDLPHIESGRFLDH
- a CDS encoding chlorite dismutase family protein, whose product is MFRTFRGGQSGGWRVTSMSPVTGEPLPFMPALSVIDGNAVSLPLVSSRNAWRLVGVPSNLRYTERAEKQQLVSVQAGLGRLEATSAALIPIRKSQAWWELTQEERRKIFEDKSHHIASTLRFLPAIARQLYHCRDLGEHFDFLTWFEFAPADASLFEELVGMLRRTEEWTYVEREFDVRVVKEVLSA